A region of Asterias amurensis chromosome 20, ASM3211899v1 DNA encodes the following proteins:
- the LOC139952431 gene encoding uncharacterized protein — MADHHIQCIAELRFNMPPTANEQRPQVSVRCTRAFCSDAKLYEWGLYGKPENIKESALKLDSSQSGSANPPAILQTNQSDAALDPSRSFNQSESTFDDVDHPVPNEIPRPCEDHAYSLDDDSDITNKATIDEKQSSSSSQHGSDVQIKVGRIVKNPYAKPSLPFQGEFESEETLMQGMGLPLSFVRSPRDLDEDEEFVPRAKHRNKQRNKNKKKKKQQVWAEDIILSQHASKKCVSQDAMHHKGGSEVADVSQHSQEAPLPSNWAAVTSVDEQCCHGNGNHDNGWEEYWKMYGENLLLENWLQKYPDQAESETPPDRHQVQDGNTNCTDDRSDIPKLCISCTKDIPHVVDTLPRSEANMKTDSVIATHSEDILGQPSEASKSARGVEQGSLPEVLSTELVLQPDPNSKDTAGSLAKGKETDTLSPQETSRHVAKPSEGDEGTIETSQVTENLLDGWEETEVRVERASALAEGVSDVLGSTPGEWSVDWSRLWDEHCAEVYWYYHQYYHSTVLGNKHSECDGGGVLDKELNQSEKSTSETADQSQQLLQSVGSCAESNSQSNSGENTLGVGYSLDESIGQSKLDKLPCDNFDQPQRDSECSDQGLVERDSEGKHMCHSVGKSLDCLTISAEVHSGECGDGDGDVVGDTTSSGWVGGDKSGEENHEEVDSGDELSNGSSDQKKQQQSGNGSGDGGSLTAGSSSSGLPVGGRGDGNRQAGDDEDPPDERPTKIKRGHELDAEEDGEREILAQLGLSSNPSSSKPQDLPDFSSVKICYLRKDAQRKSKSLNMRKRAMHVWFDDDDNEEEVSNDDPDVQRSKVTGRSSKVSKVSESKKLGRVKDFLSLINKDEDENCDVEEENANDVKEAVLQETDSNSDTQRRSESKSTMKDEGSDAEESLGEAAEGSSCPIEEPVKNSECVSPQKQDSCERESDDTSLPATGCGQVSGVLPQQPECLEQESDASSLPPDEIEIPKNRMSDEKQDSKTEIKDEKLTKKIVQDSQRGGKKSAKGSKDARLKEYPEISNNPEMMKYWVQRYRLFSRFDHGIKMDQEGWYSVTPEKIARHQAKRCRSDLVIDAFCGVGGNTIQLAFTCERVIGIDIDPAKIECARHNARIYGVADRIEFIQGDYFLLADRLKADVVFLSPPWGGPDYLQAEVYDVTKMDIDAFLLFEKTKQITENISFFVPRNADIDQLASFAGPGGRMEVEQNFLNKKIKTVTAYYGELVHG; from the exons ATGGCCGATCATCACATTCAGTGCATTGCAGAACTTCGATTCAACATGCCACCAACTGcaaatgaacagcgccctcaagtgtcTGTCAGGTGCACAAGGGCATTCTGCAG TGATGCTAAGCTGTATGAATGGGGTCTCTATGGTAAGCCGGAAAACATCAAGGAATCTGCTTTAAAGTTGGATTCAAGCCAATCAGGATCAGCCAATCCACCTGCCATTCTCCAAACCAACCAATCAGATGCAGCGTTGGATCCCAGCCGTAGTTTCAACCAATCAGAGTCAACATTTGATGATGTCGACCATCCAGTACCCAATGAGATTCCAAGGCCTTGTGAAGATCATGCATATTCATTAGATGATGATAGTGACATCACTAACAAGGCCACTATAGATGAAAAGCAAAGCAGCTCATCAAGTCAGCATGGAAGTGACGTCCAGATAAAAGTTGGCAGAATAGTCAAGAACCCTTACGCTAAGCCGAGCTTGCCATTCCAGGGCGAGTTTGAATCAGAGGAGACGTTGATGCAAGGAATGGGACTCCCTCTCAGCTTTGTAAGATCACCTCGAGACCTGGATGAG GATGAGGAATTTGTGCCTAGAGCCAAGCACCGCAATAAACAACGGAACAAGaataagaaaaagaagaagcaacAAGTTTGGGCTGAAGACATCATCCTTTCCCAGCATGCATCAAAGAAGTGCGTATCCCAAGATGCAATGCACCACAAGGGCGGATCCGAAGTGGCTGACGTCAGTCAGCATAGCCAAGAAGCACCGTTGCCTAGCAACTGGGCAGCTGTGACATCAGTGGATGAACAGTGTTGCCATGGCAATGGTAACCATGACAATGGTTGGGAGGAGTATTGGAAGATGTATGGAGAAAATCTTCTTTTGGAAAACTGGCTGCAGAAATATCCAGACCAAGCTGAATCTGAAACTCCACCGGACCGTCATCAAGTACAAGATGGAAACACCAACTGCACAGATGATAGGAGTGATATTCCTAAGCTATGTATATCCTGTACAAAAGATATTCCTCATGTAGTTGATACACTGCCAAGATCGGAAGCAAACATGAAGACAGATTCTGTAATAGCAACTCACAGTGAAGACATTTTAGGTCAACCCAGTGAGGCAAGTAAGTCAGCCAGAGGAGTAGAACAAGGTTCACTCCCGGAAGTACTTTCAACGGAACTTGTCTTGCAACCTGACCCAAACTCTAAAGATACTGCAGGAAGTTTGGCAAAAGGCAAGGAAACAGATACTTTATCACCTCAAGAAACAAGTAGACATGTTGCAAAGCCAAGTGAAGGAGACGAAGGTACAATAGAAACATCTCAAGTAACTGAAAACCTCCTAGATGGTTGGGAGGAAACAGAGGTAAGGGTGGAGAGGGCATCTGCTTTGGCTGAGGGTGTTAGTGATGTGTTAGGCAGTACACCTGGAGAGTGGAGTGTAGACTGGAGCCGATTGTGGGATGAACACTGTGCAGAGGTATACTGGTACTATCACCAGTATTACCATTCTACTGTCTTAGGTAATAAACATTCCGAGTGTGATGGAGGTGGGGTACTAGACAAAGAATTGAACCAATCAGAGAAGAGCACATCCGAAACAGCCGACCAATCACAACAGCTGCTTCAAAGTGTTGGTTCATGTGCAGAAAGtaacagccaatcaaattcAGGCGAGAATACTCTCGGAGTAGGTTATTCATTGGACGAATCTATTGGCCAATCAAAATTGGACAAACTACCATGTGATAACTTTGACCAGCCTCAGAGAGATTCCGAATGTAGTGATCAAGGACTTGTTGAAAGAGATTCCGAAGGCAAACATATGTGTCACTCTGTTGGAAAGTCCCTCGATTGCCTGACAATCTCTGCAGAAGTTCACAGTGGTGAGTGTGGGGATGGTGATGGCGACGTGGTGGGTGATACAACATCTTCAGGGTGGGTAGGTGGTGATAAAAGTGGTGAAGAAAACCATGAGGAGGTTGACTCTGGGGATGAACTTTCAAATGGGAGTTCAGATCAGAAGAAACAACAACAGAGTGGCAATGGAAGTGGAGATGGTGGCTCACTAACTGCAG GGTCGTCCAGCAGTGGATTGCCAGTTGGTGGTCGGGGTGATGGCAACAGGCAAGCAGGGGATGATGAAGACCCACCAGATGAGCGACCTACAAAAATTAAACGAGG CCATGAGTTAGATGCAGAGGAAGACGGTGAGAGAGAAATCTTAGCACAGCTTGGACTGAGTTCAAATCCCTCATCTAGCAA ACCGCAGGATCTGCCAGACTTTTCTTCGGTCAAAATCTGCTACCTGCGTAAGGATGCCCAGAGAAAGTCCAAGTCACTTAACATGAGGAAAAGAGCAATGCATGTCTggtttgatgatgatgataatgaggAGGAGGTCAGTAACGATGACCCGGATGttcagaggtcaaaggtcacagggAGGTCATCGAAGGTCTCAAAAGTCTCGGAGAGCAAGAAGCTGGGCAGGGTGAAGGACTTTCTTAGTTTGATTAACAAAGATGAGGATGAGAATTGTGATGTGGAAGAGGAAAATGCAAACGATGTTAAGGAGGCGGTGTTACAAGAGACAGATTCAAATTCTGATACTCAACGACGTTCAGAATCAAAATCAACGATGAAAGATGAAGGTTCGGATGCTGAGGAATCTTTGGGGGAGGCGGCAGAAGGGTCTTCTTGTCCGATAGAGGAGCCGGTAAAGAATTCTGAGTGTGTGTCACCACAGAAACAAGACAGTTGTGAAAGAGAATCGGATGACACATCGCTACCAGCCACTGGATGTGGTCAGGTTAGCGGTGTGTTGCCACAGCAACCAGAGTGTCTTGAACAGGAAAGCGATGCGTCATCATTACCACCAGACGAGATTGAAATTCCCAAGAACAGAATGTCTGATGAGAAACAGGATTCTAAGACGGAAATCAAAGATGAGAAGCTCACCAAGAAGATTGTACAAGATTCTCAACGTGGGGGTAAGAAGTCAGCGAAGGGGTCTAAAGATGCAAGATTGAAGGAGTATCCTGAGATTAGCAATAATCCTGAGATGATGAAGTACTGGGTGCAACGGTATCGACTCTTCTCGAGATTCGACCATGGGATCAAGATGGATCAAG AGGGTTGGTACTCAGTGACCCCAGAGAAGATAGCCAGGCACCAGGCTAAGCGATGTCGCTCTGATCTAGTTATTGATGCATTCTGTGGTGTCGGAGGGAACACAATACAACTGGCCTTCACATGCGAGAGAG TGATAGGAATTGACATCGACCCAGCCAAGATAGAATGTGCGCGCCATAACGCTCGCATCTACGGCGTCGCCGACCGCATCGAGTTCATTCAGGGGGACTACTTTCTGTTGGCTGATCGCTTGAAGGCTGATGTGGTATTCTTGAGCCCTCCCTGGGGTGGACCGGACTACTTGCAGGCAGAGGTGTATGATGTGACCAAAATGGACATTGATG CGTTCCTTTTGTTTGAGAAGACAAAACAGATTACAGAGAATATCTCGTTCTTTGTCCCAAGAAACGCTGACATAGATCAG TTAGCTTCTTTTGCTGGTCCTGGAGGACGGATGGAGGTGGAACAGAACTTCTTAAACAAGAAAATCAAGACGGTTACCGCCTACTACGGGGAACTTGTACATGGATGA